DNA from Terriglobia bacterium:
CCGCTGGGGATCGCGGGCGACAATGGGGAGCATGCAGACTTCGAGGAATCGGATGAACTGTTCGTCAGGAATGGAGCAAATCTTGAGCCTCTGATAAAGCAGTTCTGACTCCGTGTAATCAGAATTGTTGACGATGTGCTGCCAGATGTCGCCCTCCGCGTTTTTGAATCGGGAGTCCCGGGAGGGCATCGTTTCGAGCGGCCAGATCCGTTTCAGGAACGAGATGATGTCGAGCTTGCCTATGAAGGGCACCGTGTCGAGCAACAGCGCATCCACGATGTCGGTCCGCGTTAGCTCTGTAATTTTGCGTGCAGTCGCCATCGGCCTTAGATGATACGCCGCACTCGGGAGCGGCTGCGAGCGTCATCTTATAGAGAGAGAGAAATGCAGGTCACCTCGACTCCGCCGCGACCGCGCTAACAGCGGCGCGGAAAAGCCAAAATCGCGGCTCCGCTCGGGATGACGAGTGTTGGGTGGAACGTCAGGTTCGCAATAGTCGAAAGTGTGTGCTCTACATCGCCGCCGCGGATCGTTCGGCGCGACGTCTCCGGTTGTAGCGCATGGCGATGTTCATGTAGACGCAGCCTGCGGGGGTGTCGAAGGCCATGACTAGGGCTTCGGTGTCTTCGGTGGATTTCATGCCCTGGTCGGCGCTGTGGACTTCCGGCGGATTGATTTTGAAGCGGAAGCCCTGGTCGTTGAGCGTGGTTACGGCGTTGCCGATGACGAGGTTGGCGAGTTCGCTGACGGTTTCGCGCACGAGCGAGTCGTT
Protein-coding regions in this window:
- a CDS encoding chemotaxis protein CheX — encoded protein: MRMELIQPFINAADAVLSQTLQCSTRIGDVAMEEEAYRRRGMAATVVIHGDIEGRVIFDIEAPTATKVASALAGSELTENDSLVRETVSELANLVIGNAVTTLNDQGFRFKINPPEVHSADQGMKSTEDTEALVMAFDTPAGCVYMNIAMRYNRRRRAERSAAAM